From Spirochaeta isovalerica, one genomic window encodes:
- a CDS encoding ATP-binding protein — protein sequence MGLSIFMSILSNPIMAITADEELGLWLILNQLNFLFTTILLIIIVFEDDIKRLTLENQKLNTQIEKSRVFVNLGENISGLVHNMNGDLGLMSMAVSMLEEDVEHKAVEFVRKGNKNLQSKIRNILTLAKYSQAETDMEFSINALLYSLLEVFNINKQFRIVTTNTEFTDEVFFYGNPSEISQIFENLLKNAYEALVEYKTAMDEQGHKDYDPVLTIGIKGQTTESIISFSDNGPGIKACLEKDCTGDCSRCDAFKVGRTTKKEGTGLGMVSVLRTLEKYEGNMKIRTSPEGTVIEIILARG from the coding sequence TTGGGATTATCCATATTCATGAGTATCCTGTCCAACCCTATTATGGCCATTACGGCTGATGAAGAACTGGGACTTTGGCTTATTCTTAATCAGTTGAATTTTCTATTTACGACAATTCTCCTGATCATCATCGTCTTCGAAGATGACATCAAACGCCTCACTCTGGAAAATCAGAAGCTGAATACCCAAATCGAGAAAAGCCGTGTCTTCGTCAATCTCGGAGAAAACATCTCCGGGCTGGTTCACAATATGAACGGAGACCTGGGGCTCATGTCCATGGCCGTGAGCATGCTTGAGGAGGATGTGGAGCACAAAGCCGTCGAGTTCGTTAGAAAGGGCAATAAAAATCTGCAATCCAAAATTCGCAATATCCTCACTCTGGCAAAATACTCCCAGGCGGAAACCGATATGGAGTTCAGCATCAACGCCCTTCTATACAGCCTTCTGGAAGTTTTCAATATCAACAAGCAGTTCAGGATTGTAACCACAAATACTGAATTTACCGATGAGGTCTTTTTTTACGGGAACCCCTCGGAGATCTCCCAGATATTTGAAAACCTTCTGAAAAATGCTTATGAAGCATTGGTAGAATACAAAACCGCCATGGATGAGCAGGGGCATAAAGATTACGATCCCGTCCTGACTATAGGTATCAAAGGACAGACGACGGAAAGCATTATTTCTTTTTCCGATAACGGCCCCGGTATTAAAGCCTGCCTGGAGAAGGACTGCACTGGCGATTGTTCCCGGTGCGATGCCTTCAAGGTCGGCAGAACGACAAAAAAAGAGGGAACCGGCCTGGGTATGGTTTCGGTTCTCCGAACACTGGAAAAATACGAAGGGAATATGAAAATCCGCACTTCTCCGGAAGGTACGGTGATCGAGATTATTCTGGCCCGGGGGTAG